One window of Oryza brachyantha chromosome 12, ObraRS2, whole genome shotgun sequence genomic DNA carries:
- the LOC102714879 gene encoding probable signal peptidase complex subunit 1 — MDWQGQKLAEMLMQLLLVASAVAAFVVGYAVADFQLMLLVYAGGVVLTALVTVPNWPFFNRHPLKWLEAAEADRHPRPPQVTASATGGKKKTSKNK, encoded by the coding sequence ATGGATTGGCAGGGGCAGAAGCTCGCGGAGATGCTgatgcagctgctgctggtggcgtcggcggtggcggcgttcGTCGTGGGCTACGCGGTGGCCGACTTCCAGCTCATGCTGCTTGTCTACGCCGGCGGGGTCGTCCTCACCGCGCTCGTCACCGTCCCCAACTGGCCCTTCTTCAACCGCCACCCGCTCAAGTGGCTCGAGGCCGCCGAGGCCgaccgccacccgcgcccccCGCAGGTCACCGCCTCTGCCACCGGCGGTAAGAAGAAGACCAGCAAGAACAAGTAG